The Mycolicibacterium mucogenicum DSM 44124 genomic sequence GGTCCAGGAACTGTCGTGTGCGCTCTTCCTTCGGGTTGCCGATCACCTCGTCGGGTGTCCCCCGCTCCAGGATGATGCCCTGATCGGTGAACAGCACCTGATTGGAAACCTGCCTGGCGAACTGGATTTCGTGTGTGACGATCACCATGGTCCATCCCTCGACCGCGAGATCCTTGATGACAGACAGCACCTCGCCGACGAGTTCGGGATCGAGCGCTGACGTCGGCTCGTCGAACAGCACCAGTTTCGGCTTCAATGCCAGCGCGCGAGCGATGCCGACGCGCTGCTGTTGCCCACCGGACAGTTGATACGGGTACTGGTCTTTCTTGGCGGCGAGCCCCACCTGGTCCAGCAGCGCAAGGGCTTCGGCCTCGGCCTCGTCCTTCGGCCGCTTCTGCACGATGACCGGACCCTCGGTCACGTTCTGCAAGACCGTCTTGTGCGGGAACAGATTGTGGCCCTGGAACACGAACCCGCTGCGCGACTGGAACCGGCGCACCTCGGGTTTCGGTGTGGGCGTGGAGAAATCGATTTCGATGTCGTCCACCCGGATAACACCCGCGTCGGCCCGGTCGAGGGCGTTGAGGGTGCGCAGCAGCGTCGTCTTGCCGGACCCGGACGGCCCGATGATGGCCGTCGCCGTGCCCTGCTCGACGGTGAACGAAACACCCTTGAGCACTTTGTTGTCGCCGAAGGCTTTGTGAACACCCTCGGCCACCACGCGGTTCTCTGTCATCGCGCCACATACCTTTCCAGCCGGCGTTCAATTCGGCCCTGGCCGAACGAGAGCGCCAGGCAGATAACCCAGTAGTACACCGCGGCGGTGCCGTACAACGCGAAGAACTCGAACGTCGGTGCCGCGATGATCTGTGCTTGCCTGAGCAGTTCCGTCACGAGAATCGTCGAGGCGAGCGACGTGTCTTTCACCAGCGAGATCAACGTGTTCGACAGCGGCGGCACCGCCACCCGGGCCGCCTGCGGCAGGATGATGCGCCGAAGTGCACCAACATAATTGAAGCCGATGGTCTCGGCCGCCTCCCACTGACCTTTGGGAATGCTCTGGATGGCCGAGCGGATGATCTCCGCCGCATAACCGCCCACGTTGAGCGAGAACGCGATGACGGCCGCGGGGAACGGATCGATCTTCACTCCCAGTTCGGGCAGCGCGTAGAACACGATGAACAGCTGCACCAGCAGTGGAGTGCCGCGGATGATCGAGATGTAGAACCGCGCCACGTTGGCGAGAACGACGTTCGACGACAGCCGTGCCAGCGCTACGGCCAGCGCGAGTACCAGACCGATCACGAAGCTGATCACCGTCAGCGGAATGGTCTTCGTG encodes the following:
- a CDS encoding amino acid ABC transporter ATP-binding protein: MTENRVVAEGVHKAFGDNKVLKGVSFTVEQGTATAIIGPSGSGKTTLLRTLNALDRADAGVIRVDDIEIDFSTPTPKPEVRRFQSRSGFVFQGHNLFPHKTVLQNVTEGPVIVQKRPKDEAEAEALALLDQVGLAAKKDQYPYQLSGGQQQRVGIARALALKPKLVLFDEPTSALDPELVGEVLSVIKDLAVEGWTMVIVTHEIQFARQVSNQVLFTDQGIILERGTPDEVIGNPKEERTRQFLDRILNPL